From the Candidatus Woesearchaeota archaeon genome, one window contains:
- a CDS encoding tyrosine-type recombinase/integrase, translating to MEETEKGRIRSALVELEAELKLRGFSERTVSTYLFQNLQFLNSAGKLPHEISSSDIKGYLGMLISRKNSTSTVALAKASLKFYYDSILKKGIVDFKTPKIRKKLPVVLSKDEVKALITSAKNEKSRLIIELLYSSGLRVSECTSLKIKDIEEKEKLGWVRNGKGGKDRLFILSERLVSELKHYIYKKKPKEYLFEGKNGRLTSRDIQGIIKRSAKIAQIPKKVTPHTLRHSFATHLLEAGVDIRKIQELLGHANLQTTQIYTSVSNTELMKVKSPLDDMKF from the coding sequence ATGGAAGAAACGGAAAAGGGAAGGATAAGAAGCGCTCTAGTTGAGCTTGAGGCAGAGCTTAAGCTGCGGGGCTTCAGCGAGAGGACAGTTTCAACATACCTTTTCCAGAACCTGCAGTTCCTGAATTCAGCAGGAAAGCTTCCTCATGAAATCAGCTCATCTGACATAAAAGGATACTTGGGAATGCTCATATCAAGAAAGAATTCCACGTCGACAGTTGCCCTTGCGAAGGCATCATTGAAGTTTTACTATGATTCTATTCTTAAAAAAGGGATAGTTGATTTTAAAACACCCAAAATCAGGAAAAAGCTGCCTGTTGTGCTCTCAAAAGACGAGGTTAAGGCATTAATAACCAGCGCAAAGAACGAGAAGAGCAGGCTCATAATAGAGCTTCTTTATTCATCAGGGCTGCGCGTCTCAGAGTGCACAAGCCTGAAAATCAAGGATATTGAGGAGAAAGAGAAGCTCGGCTGGGTGAGGAACGGAAAAGGGGGAAAAGACCGGCTTTTTATCCTCTCAGAGCGCCTTGTCTCTGAATTAAAGCATTATATCTACAAGAAGAAACCGAAGGAATACCTGTTTGAAGGCAAGAACGGCAGATTAACCTCAAGAGATATCCAGGGAATCATCAAAAGGAGCGCGAAGATTGCGCAAATCCCCAAAAAAGTCACTCCGCACACATTAAGGCACAGCTTCGCCACCCATCTCCTTGAGGCAGGTGTTGACATCAGAAAAATCCAGGAATTACTGGGGCATGCAAACCTACAGACCACCCAAATTTATACCAGTGTAAGCAATACTGAGCTTATGAAGGTTAAAAGCCCGTTGGATGACATGAAATTTTAA